CTCCTCTGGTTATCTTGGAACTTATGCATTTGCTTCTTTGTTAAATGCAGGATCCAGTAACAGGTCTACCCACTTGGCACGATAGGCCTCCATCTCCCCTTCTTTTGTGAGTTCTGAGTTTCCAACTTACGCATGTGAGAGTGTGTGTTGGTTATCTTTCTGCACCTATCTGCTAACTAAAACTTTTTACTCCCCGGTACTTTTGCATTCCATGACTGTTCTGGTATCCATATGGTTTTAAAGTTCCATGTATTAGTGGGCTGCATGTCATGTAAAATTCGCCAATTCCATTTCGGTCTAGTGGCAACTAGTCTCCACTTTGTTGGAGGAGGTCATgagttcaaatctcatggacgAGATAAGCCTTGCGATGGCTACAAGTGAAGATCCGAGAGGCACCACCAATAGAACGCTAAAAATCACAACTGAAAGTCAAATCTGTTTCATAATGACTAGTTGCATCAAGCTATTCAActaaacaaatgaaattttatttttcatacaaTATCTTTATGAATGGAGAATTGTTATTCTTTATacttatttaatttctttttgttttcaagtattctgaaatttttcctGTTATGTGACAGGTATGGATTTAGCAAAGAAGTTGTTGAGTGCCCTGGTAGCATGTTTATACAATTTTGAATATTGTACAACTTTCTTTCATGTTTGTGTTTGCTATCccccacaaaacaaaagacaaaaagaaaaaagaaaaaaattatacacacaccaaaaataaagtacATCTGTTTTGGGGTGGGGATGCAAGTTGTTTAATGCTACTAAATTCATAGGTTGATATAAGATAATTGCAAAGGTGATGGTTTTGCATATGATGCCACTAGGTAGATAATCATTCTCTGACTAACAATTTTCTCAAATCTTGTTTTATTTACTGCTCTTGCCTTAGTTTTCATTGTTGGAGCCTAGCGTTCTCAAGGAAAAGCCTATGAAATGACAGAATAATTGGTATAATTTGATAAACAGTGAAAATGattcttaaaaaatttatgttacAGCAGAATAGCTTAGATGACAATGACATAGTTATTATAACCAGAAATGGATAGCGGTCTACTCCAAGAATCTTTTCTAGTAACAGTCCATGAGCAGTAGTAGTTCCCATGAGTTCTGTGGGAGTATTAGTATACTGCATAAGTGCCAGGTCATTTTAAGTATGGTGATTTTTACTATAATCGATGCATGTGACTTCATTCAAAAAGTGATTTTCCATAATTGCTATAGCATATCCTGTCTCTTTTATTAAACAAAGTTGATCTGTTCAGTCAGATTTTGTTCCTGCTATGTCGATCTCATCTCAGTGGTTTTAGGATTCTAACAGGTTATTGGCCATCAAAAGTTCGGGTTTGTGGCTTTTGGTTTCTCCCCAATGAATGGCAGTTTTCATGTAAGCAGTGCTGTGAAATTTCAAGGATTGTTTCTTCAGGGCATCTTTACACAAAAGATGAACTGTGTTCAGCCCATGTTCACTTAGATTATTTTCTGAAGACTCCGATGCCTATGCCACCTGTTTTCATTGGCCTAAGCTCTATTGGTAGGCAAGTTCTCTCTCGAATTAATTCATTAGCAACTGCTTTAATGCATTCTTAGAAATTACAGTACAAGAGTATCAGGTTATACTCTGTGATTTAGTTGAGTTATTATATGCTCTGGTCTTGCAGCTGAGTGTGTAAATACGTAAATAGCTTTCTTCTAGTTGGACAGTTTATTCCTTACATGTTAATGCACGACAATTGTAATGTTGTACCCAAATACTGATATTGAGTGTCCCATTGTATGTGCAGCAtgggatttttaaaaaaccctCAAGCTTTTCTTCGACTTCTCCAAACGGTCATGGAGATAACAGGTTACCGCTTTATCCTCTTTACAGCGGGCTACATGCCTTTAGATACCGCAATCCGAGCGATTGTTGCTGAATCATCATCATATGTGATGCACAAACAGTTTAATGACGAGTGCCTTTCTCTCTTCAATGATCGACTCTTCTGCTTTTCTGGGTGAGCATTCCAAGCTAATTTCTGCAGAATGTGTTGTGATAGGCAAATGACATTTCTATCTTAACATTTTTCGAATGTTATACAGGGCTCTTATATTGAATAATTATATAGTTATTtctcattatatatatatatatatattatatcataTGCTATTGTCTACATGGATTGCACCCTCTTGGTGCTTTTTTATGACTTCTTACTACCCTATTTCTTCAAAAGGTAGTTTGCAATGCATGGCATTTGTTGGTTTTTATGTATTAGACTCTTGTGCACTAACCTTAAATGACAAGTGCAGGAACCTCTTGAAAGTTGTGCATCACTGGTTCTTATTTGGAGCTTTCTaagattttggatttttatttgttgaaagaATAAGAGGATCATATTTTTCTATTCATCAATTGAACAAAAACCAAACCCTTATAAATCCTCCATaccaaaaattataatcaaataatTCGGCAAACCATAAAAGTCACCCCAAtcaaataaactaatttgttcaatccccTAAATTGGCTAAACCAAATTAGCTAGATTAGATCCATCATTCCTAAACCACAATGCTGTTTTTATCCTACATCAGAAACAATATTGACATCATCAGAAGCCCGTAAGGACAGTGGAACTTGCAATGTTTAGTTATTCAACCAACTGTAGCTGACATTATATGCTCTATGTCTCTCTTTAGTGGATATATTATCTACATGTCTTAAACTGTGAATTATGCTGTGCGCCTTCCCACTTTTATCCTAGAACCTGGCAACCTTTTTCCAGAACCTGAAAATATTTTCCCAATATCGTACATAAGATTTGATTATACTTAAAATTACAACTGCAGTTCTACAACATAGAATAGCTATCATGCTCTTCACCTGTTTAATTTCAAATGATTTCTAGATCAGTTATGTCCAGTCGGTTGGTCTTTGGCTACTCTTTTCCTCTCCGAATAACATTTTCTTACCTTATTGAATAGTACCATACCATACAAGTGGCTGTTTACTCGATGTGCGGCTGCAATTCATCATGGGGGAAGGTGAGAGTAGTCCAACTTTATACGTTGGCTTAAGTACCTTTTTGGTCCCTTAATGTGtatggaatttcaattttgtctgTGTTGCTCTaatcaaatatattaattttttcttctttcaagttACTTCAATGTAATATCAGTCATGGATGATGTAATTCTGTAAACCAAGGCAAATGGAAGTTAATGGGATGTCAAGATTTTGGGCTGATGTGGCTAGACATACTGTTAACATTTTAGACTTTTCGATATAAGAAACATAGATTTTATGTTTCAGAACTTTAGAACATCGTTTATGTTCCGAGGGGGAACCACTTGGACTCCAGCCGTCCATCAACAGCTCCAGCATCTACAGCATCACCATTACACCATACAGAGTCGTCTGCTTGAAACCTCAGCTCCACTATAGCACCAGCATACCTGAATCATGCTCAGCTACCCAAATTATTTCCATACTGATTCCTTTTCACCAGGGCATTTCTCATATTATTGAAAAACTTTCAGTTACATAGTACTCAACTCCAATATTTGAATCTCTTCAAGAGACCCATATGTGGATTTTCCTTGGCATTGTgggtttttggggttttcagAGTCTAGTGGTTTCTGGTTTTTGAgttcaaaagagaagagaggggagggggagaaaataaaagagacaATTCTGGCAGCAGCAGTGACAGAAAAAGGAGGATTTCTAATTATAGTGCAAGAGGAGAGGGTGAGGGAACACAGTGAAAAGGTTCCAGTCTGTCAACATTGTCTACTGTGTCCCCAAACCCATCCGTAAGTTATTTATTGTTGTCGTATATTAGCAGCATATTTGGCCATCTTAGCATGAGAAACTTGACACCAAAAGCTTCCGTCTGCCCTCAGTCTCTGCCTCCATGGTTGGGACTACattgaaatagaaaattaatgtATGTGATTGGATCAATTAAGATAACAtgaatgaaattgaaattcctTACAACTTGAAAGACCAGGGGATTtcagcctttttttttcttttttttcttttttctgacATAACATTTTAGGAAATACTTAACTAGCAATGTATTTACTATTCGTTTTCTGTAAATGTGGAAGTAGTGGCACTACTGCTGCAGCACTACTTGCAGGAATCCCACAGGTTAGTTCTGGTAGTACCAtatttttgcttctttatatatattcgaCCTTTTAACATATATTGTATTTCTCTTGATCAAGTATATCAGTAGTAACAATGAagggtctctctctctctctctctctctcccctgtAACATACATGATGCAGAAAAGTAATTTATCTCAGATGGCAGGTAGTATGCCCATTTCTGCTAGATCAGTTTTATTGGGCTGAAAGAATGTTCTGGCTTGGAGTAGCACCAGAACCATTGAAAAGAAGCCACTTACTTCCAGAAGAAAGTGATGAAAAAATAATCCAAGGAGCAGCGAATTTGCTATCCAGGGTCATACATGATGCATTATCTCCCAAAATTAGAGAACACGCTGTAGAAATTTCTAAGAGAATATCTCTTGAGGTAATTCTTACTTTTGAATTATGAACGTAATAATTGTTGGTAGTTTCACAGCACTATAATTTCAAATGGATTTGGTGGAAAGGGGGAGGAAGAGGAATGGGGAGGGGACTTTTAGTTTTGTTAGTGTGCAACATGTTTGTTTAAGTTTTTCGATGTTCGATGTGGTATGTGTAACATGTGATGCCATTCGATGTATATACAAATTTTAATGGTATAGGTTACCCTTTTCCTTCGAGAAGGCACTGAACTCTTATGGGGGATGCAGCTTTCTCTGCTAGAGATTAATTGATGGTGGCCTGTCAAAAATCAATCTACACTGCATGGGAACGTATAACATGTACCTTCTTTGCATATCTATTAGGTTGGATCTTCCTAGTTTCATAAGTGTTGATAATTTGGAGATTTGGGGAccctttattttgttttaatctaGTTCTACAATTAgagttgaaatttcaaattatagTCTTAGTACCCCATTCTAATAAGAATGAAAAGTAGAAGGAACTATTGGCATCCCAAAACTATTTGTGTTTATTCTccgaaaattgaaaatatgaaTAGAAGGTGCTACTAGTCTAATTTACAAAATGATGTTTTACTTTTCAGGATGGAGTCTCCAATGCTGTTCAATATATCAAGGAAGAGATTGGTTGTTCAAGCTGATTATTTGGAATCTGTTTCATTGACATTCAACATGGTTTTCGGCAATGCAGACAGTCCAGATTCTGAAAATGGCTGTTTGGAGGGCGGCATGTGCACGATTGGGACAGTCTGCTTTAGAGAATTGTTCTTTTGTAAAAAGACTCTTCTAATCTAAATGGGATGGATTAGATGCAAAATATTACTAGCAATGTCTTGCTTTTGCAGAAAGAAAGCTTGTCCTATTTAGTAATCGAGCATGAGACAAGAAAAATCAATTGATTTAGAGAACCTTCTTTGTCAACTTAAAAGAGCCTGCGAGGTGAAATGGTCATTTCCAACATACTTTTGACTCCTTATGCCAATATGTCGTTTCAGTAACTTTTTGGGGTGCCTTCACTTACATGTGCAAGGATCAGCGCTTATGATAGTTCTTAATAATCTTGTATTTGTATAATATAGTTATCAATCATGTCTTTCTTCACCAGAAGAGCTTGTATGTCGCGGGTATAATACTGTTTCAGCCTTATCATGTGTGGTGGGATGTGAAAGAGCGAAACCATGAATTTTTCAATGGGAAGGCTAGTTTAAATTTTTagcttaaattttttttaaaaaaacttacaacttccataatttttttttataaataaaagtatatattaaatcatataaattaaaaattaaaaacatttaacattaaataaataaatattaaatacaactaaaaatttcatattatcaaaatgaatatatgttcaacaacataattgaaaGTGTAACCTATTCAAGAACAAGAGCAAATTGAAAGTGTAACCTATTCAAGAACAAGAGCAATAGAATTAAGTTAACATACTGTTTCATTTTTGAAAGCAAGCCTCTTCCCACTTGTGAGTTTCAATTACTTAATGAGTCTGTAATTGTGAGTTGAAGTAGTTGTGAGGGTTTTTATTGGACTGTTTGAGAAGCTTTCCCCTTATTATTTGGGTCAGAAAAGGATATTTTATTAAACAACAGCCAAAGGCAGTAGAGAATACAAACAGactttagaaaaataatatttccctAATCTGTTTATGGTGGGCCATATAggttttttcatttgttcTTTAAACCCTTTCATTCAACAACCGCCGGCCTTCATGTTAGGGGTGGATCGATTTTtgcttaaaattaaaaccaatcCTGTACTATTTATCCGGTTTAGTTCGGTTtgattttaataaaagaattttaaaaattgtccGGTTCGAGTTGAACCAGGTTTCGGTCCGATttggttttgaaccggatcataaaaattactttttaatacaattcttaactgaaatattattatttttacttgaaatttaacaatttattcaatttcatataaaaataaatagtaaagttagaaaagagagatattttgaaattgaacttggataaatatttttttttgtgtgaaattaaaaatatagcattaaatataaatatatattgaaattatatatttttttaatttaatcgGTTCGATTTGACCCAATccggtttttgaagacatggaataGGATCCAAAACTAGTCCGGTTCGATTTTTGACCggttgttgactttttggtcaactcgatttttttccggtttgatttggtgcggttcggctcggattttCAATTcgccggtttgagtgcccacccctacttcATATTTCCCTAATGTGTTGTATTTGTTGGTGGGCTATataggttttttcttttgttcttcaaagccGTTTATTAAACAACTGCGTGACTTCATTTCCCTAATTAATGTGTTGTATTTGCTGGTGGTCCATATATataggttttttctttctttaaaaagctACCACCATAACCGTGTGTGGTTCCGCCATTGGAGACGTGATTTGTTGGAGATAGTAAAACAATGCCTCCTTGTGATATGGAAGAATTTCTCCTTTGTTCATGATTTGTCCACTTTCATGTGTGTTAAACACTTAAGGGCTCGTTTGTTACACAGGATTGCCTTGGCATAGACTATACTTAGGAATTGTCTTGGCTTGGCTTGTCTTGGTATAAGTTGGATAACACTTATCTTGCATTTGGTGTATGCTTGGATTaggactaaatttttttattttttcaaaacaatctatatatatatatatatatatatatcgaagCATGGTATTCTATCTTGCTTCACCAAACAGTTGATTTCAGTCACTCCTGGTTCTTAAACTTTGACAGCAAATTCAAGAGTTCTTTTCCTTACTGGTTCAATCACCGGTGGGAAAAACATGGTCTAGTCATTGATTTATTTCCTCCCCCCATGCAAGAATTAGTCAATTAttttactaataaaaataaattcaaagaaTCTGAGTTGTTCTTCCCCAATTTACTTCATTTTGTTGCCAAATATAAAGTCCCTTGGATCCTTAAATGGTCCTATTAGGTTAATTGGGAAACTAGAGTCCTATCTCGccaattttcaatcaaatggTGGGATAAATTTAAACTTGAGCGTATTGCATATTATGTTTATGCTGATTTTCCTCCAGTCAGGAATCCACACCATGAGAAAAAGAGTTCCCCAGCCACATTACATTCTTCTCTCTCAATCGAGGGAAGGTCTAAGTCCGAATTACAAGATCTTGCTCGCCAACTAATGCTCCAAGCCTCTCAGATGAATGATGATGCAGACTCTGATGCCTCTCCTGCGTCACAGACATCTACTAGTCAGCCCAAGCCAGCCAGTCAACAAGCTCCAGCCCCAAAAATGCGGTGGAGTGATTATCCTAATGAACAAGACCCCTATGATTTTGGTCCTTTCAATCTAGGGGATGATTAAAGCAAAAGTAAAAGTCGCCTTGCATCAAGAGCCCTGAGACAAAATATCCGGACCCATGTATTCATCAGTCTGAACGCCGTGGTCTTTTGAAGATTCCCCGACAAAAGTAAAAGTTGCTGCACTCagtaaaagcaaaagctttCCCGTGCTTCTACAGTTACTTTTCACAAGCATCCAAAGTTCCAGCTCACCAAAAG
The window above is part of the Prunus dulcis chromosome 1, ALMONDv2, whole genome shotgun sequence genome. Proteins encoded here:
- the LOC117638080 gene encoding sterol 3-beta-glucosyltransferase UGT80B1 isoform X1, which gives rise to MEVESQRTKPVAVFMAFGTKGDVYPIAAIAVAFACDQRQYDVVLITHSAHENLRCHLAEQHVSYRPISSPPVLSIHQIHDPTGSVELPFSLQKRMFSSEHRQECYLVVESIFGSGPSMEGDFIVINFFALEGWSFAELFRVRCMVAAPYVVPYSAPSSFERHFKKELPLLYKYLKEADISKVCWKDVIHWMWPLFTEYWGSWRCDNLNMSPCPFTDPVTGLPTWHDRPPSPLLLYGFSKEVVECPGYWPSKVRVCGFWFLPNEWQFSCKQCCEISRIVSSGHLYTKDELCSAHVHLDYFLKTPMPMPPVFIGLSSIGSMGFLKNPQAFLRLLQTVMEITGYRFILFTAGYMPLDTAIRAIVAESSSYVMHKQFNDECLSLFNDRLFCFSGTIPYKWLFTRCAAAIHHGGSSGTTAAALLAGIPQVVCPFLLDQFYWAERMFWLGVAPEPLKRSHLLPEESDEKIIQGAANLLSRVIHDALSPKIREHAVEISKRISLEDGVSNAVQYIKEEIGCSS
- the LOC117638080 gene encoding sterol 3-beta-glucosyltransferase UGT80B1 isoform X2, whose amino-acid sequence is MEVESQRTKPVAVFMAFGTKGDVYPIAAIAVAFACDQRQYDVVLITHSAHENLRCHLAEQHVSYRPISSPPVLSIHQIHDPTGSVELPFSLQKRMFSSEHRQECYLVVESIFGSGPSMEGDFIVINFFALEGWSFAELFRVRCMVAAPYVVPYSAPSSFERHFKKELPLLYKYLKEADISKVCWKDVIHWMWPLFTEYWGSWRCDNLNMSPCPFTDPVTGLPTWHDRPPSPLLLYGFSKEVVECPGYWPSKVRVCGFWFLPNEWQFSCKQCCEISRIVSSGHLYTKDELCSAHVHLDYFLKTPMPMPPVFIGLSSIGSMGFLKNPQAFLRLLQTVMEITGYRFILFTAGYMPLDTAIRAIVAESSSYVMHKQFNDECLSLFNDRLFCFSGTIPYKWLFTRCAAAIHHGGSGTTAAALLAGIPQVVCPFLLDQFYWAERMFWLGVAPEPLKRSHLLPEESDEKIIQGAANLLSRVIHDALSPKIREHAVEISKRISLEDGVSNAVQYIKEEIGCSS